Proteins encoded by one window of Gambusia affinis linkage group LG17, SWU_Gaff_1.0, whole genome shotgun sequence:
- the LOC122847167 gene encoding NACHT, LRR and PYD domains-containing protein 12-like isoform X2 has product MTMTLSQGTEEEPSSTSLNKIYTELYITEGGSGEVNTEHEVIELECTRSRNEERKIDLNDIFSALPNKEPPQRVLTKGIAGIGKTVAVKKFTRDWADGEANQAFTFVFPFTFRELNLIKEKEFTLIDLICYYFEEVEGLDISDYKSSKLLFIFDGLDESKFPLNFAQNGLCRNATMKTTVDILLTNLFEGKLLPKASVWITTRPAAANKIPLKHINRVTEVRGFNDEQKEEYFQKKISDKTIAQKVLDHLLSKPLRSLYIMCHIPMFCWISATALQNLLVNEDQAELPKTLTEMYMHFLIKQTELKNQKDYHGGDSDRDMIMKLGKLAFEQLQNGNIIFSEEDLKECNIDLKQAAVYSGICTQIIRKESGLHKKEVYSFIHLSVQEFLAALYVHKTFVDQRKNLLSPKAVIPVSEGGESPIIFLHKSAVDMALEKDHGRWDLFLRFLVGLSKDKNQGLLKKIFGEKDKLPQSREDTIGYIHRKIQKTSYTNKGINLFHCLNELGDQSLVEQVQKYYNSGDVSKISPIHWSALAFVLLVSNDDLSVFDLRKYHGSEAVLERLLPVLKVAKIALLSESNLTDRCCSYVSPVLTMKSGGLEELDLSGNHLKDSGVQLLAGSLQDASCKLSKLRLRQCGITTSGCPPLARGITSNPSHLRELDLSKNKLHDMGLMQLSDVLENCRLETLRLSGCGLQEIGCTHLASALCSNPSYLHNLDLSRNSFSTTSVNQLSNFLQHPDSKLQRLWLFKTNLQADDAAVLLSALKPDHLKELDLGANTIGVAGAQKLSELLKNPKSKLEALRLQGCRFTDEGCAVLASSLKTNPAHLRDLDLGRNIMKEHAIEELSKFLEDQSCRLEILNLKCCIVTEAGCQALIVAVSRCFSLRELNLKYNLFMDESLELMCDWLSRTECKLEVLRLSFVKENTCLLLAAALRSNPSHLRELELSNSHLEESVKFLTNDDFKLTVTDQNVFKEQALSATLREKLKKLEFI; this is encoded by the exons ATGACTATGACTCTGTCTCAAGGAACAGAAGAAGAACCATCGTCaacttctttaaataaaatctatacaGAGCTTTACATCACAGAAGGAGGCAGTGGCGAAGTCAACACCGAACATGAGGTTATTGAATTGGAGTGTACAAGGTCtagaaatgaagaaagaaaaatcgaTCTCAATGATATTTTCAGTGCTTTACCAAATAAAGAGCCACCACAGAGAGTTTTGACAAAGGGAATTGCAGGTATTGGTAAAACAGTGGCTGTGAAGAAATTCACTCGGGACTGGGCAGATGGAGAAGCCAACCAGGCCTTCACGTTTGTGTTTCCCTTCACATTTAGAGAGCTAAACttaataaaagagaaagagTTCACTCTCATTGACTTAATATGCTACTATTTTGAAGAGGTCGAGGGTTTGGATATTTCAGATTACAAAAGCTCTAAActtttgttcatctttgatggcCTGGATGAAAGTAAATTTCCTCTGAACTTTGCCCAAAACGGGCTGTGTCGCAATGCTACAATGAAAACAACAGTAGATATATTACTTACAAACTTATTCGAAGGCAAACTGCTGCCCAAAGCTTCAGTTTGGATCACAACTCGACCAGCCGCAGCCAATAAGATTCCTCTAAAGCACATCAACAGAGTGACAGAGGTACGAGGTTTTAACGACGAGCAAAAGGAGGAAtactttcaaaagaaaatcagtgaCAAGACTATTGCTCAAAAGGTCTTGGATCATCTTTTGTCAAAACCTTTGAGAAGTCTCTACATAATGTGCCACATTCCTATGTTTTGCTGGATTTCAGCCACAGCACTTCAAAACCTCCTTGTGAATGAGGATCAAGCTGAGCTCCCAAAAACTCTAACAGAAATGTACATGCATTTTCTGATCAAACAGACAGAgctgaaaaatcaaaaagattACCATGGAGGTGATTCTGACAGAGATATGATCATGAAATTGGGAAAACTGGCATTTGAGCAGCTacaaaatggcaacataatCTTTAGTGAAGAAGATTTGAAGGAATGCAACATCGATCtgaaacaagctgctgtttACTCGGGCATTTGCACACAGATCATAAGAAAAGAATCTGGTCTTCACAAAAAGGAAGTTTACTCTTTTATACATTTAAGTGTTCAGGAGTTCCTTGCAGCTCTGTATGTACACAAGACCTTTGTAGATCAGCGAAAAAATCTTCTCAGCCCAAAAGCTGTGATACCAGTTTCTGAGGGAGGAGAAAGTCCAATTATCTTTCTACACAAAAGTGCTGTGGACATGGCTTTGGAAAAAGATCATGGACGATGGGACTTGTTCTTACGgttcctggtgggtctctctaAAGACAAAAATCAGGGGCTtcttaagaaaatatttggagAAAAGGACAAACTTCCACAGAGCCGTGAGGACACAATCGGCTACATTCACCGTAAAATCCAGAAGACTTCATATACCAACAAGGGTATTAATCTATTCCATTGCTTAAATGAGTTAGGAGACCAATCTCTGGTGGAGCAAGTCCAAAAGTATTACAATTCAGGGGATGTCAGCAAAATTTCACCAATCCATTGGTCAGCTCTGGCTTTCGTGCTGCTTGTTTCCAATGACGACTTGTCTGTCTTTGATCTGAGAAAGTACCATGGATCTGAGGCTGTTCTAGAGCGGCTGCTACCGGTGCTTAAAGTAGCAAAGATAGCTTT GTTAAGTGAGAGTAACCTCACTGACAGGTGCTGCAGTTATGTTTCTCCAGTTCTTACCATGAAGTCTGGAGGACTGGAAGAGCTGGACTTAAGTGGAAATCATCTGAAAGACTCCGGAGTGCAGCTGCTCGCTGGCAGCCTGCAGGATGCCAGCTGCAAACTTTCCAAACTCcg ATTAAGACAGTGCGGCATTACAACATCAGGATGCCCGCCTTTGGCCAGAGGAATAACATCAAATCCATCTCATCTGAGAGAGCTGGATctcagcaaaaataaacttcatgaCATGGGATTGATGCAGCTTTCTGATGTTCTAGAGAATTGCCGTTTGGAAACTTTGAG ACTCTCTGGGTGTGGTCTTCAAGAGATAGGATGCACACATCTGGCATCAGCTCTCTGCTCCAATCCGTCTTATCTACACAACTTGGATCTGAGCAGGAACAGCTTCAGCACAACATCAGTCAATCAGCTTTCTAACTTCTTGCAGCATCCTGACAGTAAGCTGCAACGATTGTG gcttttcaaaacaaacctACAAGCGGATGATGCAGCTGTTCTGCTCTCAGCTCTCAAACCCGACCACCTGAAGGAATTAGACTTAGGAGCCAATACAATAGGTGTTGCTGGGGCGCAGAAACTTTCTGAACTGCTGAAGAATCCAAAGAGTAAACTCGAAGCCCTGAG ACTTCAAGGTTGTCGCTTCACAGATGAAGGTTGTGCCGTGTTGGCTTCGTCTCTGAAGACAAACCCGGCTCATTTAAGAGATTTAGATCTGGGAAGAAACATCATGAAAGAACACGCAATTGAAGAGCTTTCCAAGTTCTTGGAAGACCAAAGCTGTCGACTGGAGATACTGAA CCTGAAATGTTGCATTGTAACTGAAGCTGGATGCCAGGCTCTGATTGTAGCCGTCAGTCGTTGCTTTTCCCTCCGAGAGCTCAACCTCAAGTACAACCTGTTCATGGACGAGAGCCTGGAGCTGATGTGTGATTGGCTGAGCAGAACCGAATGTAAATTAGAAGTGCTGAG GTTGTCCTTTGTTAAAGAGAACACCTGTTTGTTGCTAGCTGCGGCTCTGAGGTCAAACCCTTCACATCTGAGAGAGCTGGAGCTGAGCAACAGTCATTTAGAAGAATCAGTGAAGTTCCTGACGAATGATGACTTCAAACTGACTGTGACAGATCAAAATGTGTTCAAAGAACAAGCCCTGTCAGCGACACTGAGAGAGAAATTGAAGAAATTAGAGTTTATTTGA
- the LOC122847167 gene encoding NACHT, LRR and PYD domains-containing protein 12-like isoform X1, translating into MTMENRFATSQAVDVATSKQDQAATEGNVFTAHNGSIINAPTVSNVNITNGNLIVNANCTHAPVATDQVKGVAPKLKENIQNCQDELKSYLQLMTMTLSQGTEEEPSSTSLNKIYTELYITEGGSGEVNTEHEVIELECTRSRNEERKIDLNDIFSALPNKEPPQRVLTKGIAGIGKTVAVKKFTRDWADGEANQAFTFVFPFTFRELNLIKEKEFTLIDLICYYFEEVEGLDISDYKSSKLLFIFDGLDESKFPLNFAQNGLCRNATMKTTVDILLTNLFEGKLLPKASVWITTRPAAANKIPLKHINRVTEVRGFNDEQKEEYFQKKISDKTIAQKVLDHLLSKPLRSLYIMCHIPMFCWISATALQNLLVNEDQAELPKTLTEMYMHFLIKQTELKNQKDYHGGDSDRDMIMKLGKLAFEQLQNGNIIFSEEDLKECNIDLKQAAVYSGICTQIIRKESGLHKKEVYSFIHLSVQEFLAALYVHKTFVDQRKNLLSPKAVIPVSEGGESPIIFLHKSAVDMALEKDHGRWDLFLRFLVGLSKDKNQGLLKKIFGEKDKLPQSREDTIGYIHRKIQKTSYTNKGINLFHCLNELGDQSLVEQVQKYYNSGDVSKISPIHWSALAFVLLVSNDDLSVFDLRKYHGSEAVLERLLPVLKVAKIALLSESNLTDRCCSYVSPVLTMKSGGLEELDLSGNHLKDSGVQLLAGSLQDASCKLSKLRLRQCGITTSGCPPLARGITSNPSHLRELDLSKNKLHDMGLMQLSDVLENCRLETLRLSGCGLQEIGCTHLASALCSNPSYLHNLDLSRNSFSTTSVNQLSNFLQHPDSKLQRLWLFKTNLQADDAAVLLSALKPDHLKELDLGANTIGVAGAQKLSELLKNPKSKLEALRLQGCRFTDEGCAVLASSLKTNPAHLRDLDLGRNIMKEHAIEELSKFLEDQSCRLEILNLKCCIVTEAGCQALIVAVSRCFSLRELNLKYNLFMDESLELMCDWLSRTECKLEVLRLSFVKENTCLLLAAALRSNPSHLRELELSNSHLEESVKFLTNDDFKLTVTDQNVFKEQALSATLREKLKKLEFI; encoded by the exons ATGACTATGGAAAACCGGTTTGCAACTAGTCAGGCTGTCGACGTGGCAACATCAAAACAGG ATCAAGCTGCAACAGAAGGCAACGTTTTCACCGCCCACAATGGAAGCATCATCAACGCGCCCACTGTTAGTAATGTGAACATAACCAATGGCAATCTTATTGTCAACGCAAACTGCACACATG CTCCAGTCGCAACAGACCAAGTTAAGGGTGTCGCTCCCAAACTCAAAG AGAACATCCAAAATTGCCAAGATGAACTAAAATCCTATCTTCAGTTGATGACTATGACTCTGTCTCAAGGAACAGAAGAAGAACCATCGTCaacttctttaaataaaatctatacaGAGCTTTACATCACAGAAGGAGGCAGTGGCGAAGTCAACACCGAACATGAGGTTATTGAATTGGAGTGTACAAGGTCtagaaatgaagaaagaaaaatcgaTCTCAATGATATTTTCAGTGCTTTACCAAATAAAGAGCCACCACAGAGAGTTTTGACAAAGGGAATTGCAGGTATTGGTAAAACAGTGGCTGTGAAGAAATTCACTCGGGACTGGGCAGATGGAGAAGCCAACCAGGCCTTCACGTTTGTGTTTCCCTTCACATTTAGAGAGCTAAACttaataaaagagaaagagTTCACTCTCATTGACTTAATATGCTACTATTTTGAAGAGGTCGAGGGTTTGGATATTTCAGATTACAAAAGCTCTAAActtttgttcatctttgatggcCTGGATGAAAGTAAATTTCCTCTGAACTTTGCCCAAAACGGGCTGTGTCGCAATGCTACAATGAAAACAACAGTAGATATATTACTTACAAACTTATTCGAAGGCAAACTGCTGCCCAAAGCTTCAGTTTGGATCACAACTCGACCAGCCGCAGCCAATAAGATTCCTCTAAAGCACATCAACAGAGTGACAGAGGTACGAGGTTTTAACGACGAGCAAAAGGAGGAAtactttcaaaagaaaatcagtgaCAAGACTATTGCTCAAAAGGTCTTGGATCATCTTTTGTCAAAACCTTTGAGAAGTCTCTACATAATGTGCCACATTCCTATGTTTTGCTGGATTTCAGCCACAGCACTTCAAAACCTCCTTGTGAATGAGGATCAAGCTGAGCTCCCAAAAACTCTAACAGAAATGTACATGCATTTTCTGATCAAACAGACAGAgctgaaaaatcaaaaagattACCATGGAGGTGATTCTGACAGAGATATGATCATGAAATTGGGAAAACTGGCATTTGAGCAGCTacaaaatggcaacataatCTTTAGTGAAGAAGATTTGAAGGAATGCAACATCGATCtgaaacaagctgctgtttACTCGGGCATTTGCACACAGATCATAAGAAAAGAATCTGGTCTTCACAAAAAGGAAGTTTACTCTTTTATACATTTAAGTGTTCAGGAGTTCCTTGCAGCTCTGTATGTACACAAGACCTTTGTAGATCAGCGAAAAAATCTTCTCAGCCCAAAAGCTGTGATACCAGTTTCTGAGGGAGGAGAAAGTCCAATTATCTTTCTACACAAAAGTGCTGTGGACATGGCTTTGGAAAAAGATCATGGACGATGGGACTTGTTCTTACGgttcctggtgggtctctctaAAGACAAAAATCAGGGGCTtcttaagaaaatatttggagAAAAGGACAAACTTCCACAGAGCCGTGAGGACACAATCGGCTACATTCACCGTAAAATCCAGAAGACTTCATATACCAACAAGGGTATTAATCTATTCCATTGCTTAAATGAGTTAGGAGACCAATCTCTGGTGGAGCAAGTCCAAAAGTATTACAATTCAGGGGATGTCAGCAAAATTTCACCAATCCATTGGTCAGCTCTGGCTTTCGTGCTGCTTGTTTCCAATGACGACTTGTCTGTCTTTGATCTGAGAAAGTACCATGGATCTGAGGCTGTTCTAGAGCGGCTGCTACCGGTGCTTAAAGTAGCAAAGATAGCTTT GTTAAGTGAGAGTAACCTCACTGACAGGTGCTGCAGTTATGTTTCTCCAGTTCTTACCATGAAGTCTGGAGGACTGGAAGAGCTGGACTTAAGTGGAAATCATCTGAAAGACTCCGGAGTGCAGCTGCTCGCTGGCAGCCTGCAGGATGCCAGCTGCAAACTTTCCAAACTCcg ATTAAGACAGTGCGGCATTACAACATCAGGATGCCCGCCTTTGGCCAGAGGAATAACATCAAATCCATCTCATCTGAGAGAGCTGGATctcagcaaaaataaacttcatgaCATGGGATTGATGCAGCTTTCTGATGTTCTAGAGAATTGCCGTTTGGAAACTTTGAG ACTCTCTGGGTGTGGTCTTCAAGAGATAGGATGCACACATCTGGCATCAGCTCTCTGCTCCAATCCGTCTTATCTACACAACTTGGATCTGAGCAGGAACAGCTTCAGCACAACATCAGTCAATCAGCTTTCTAACTTCTTGCAGCATCCTGACAGTAAGCTGCAACGATTGTG gcttttcaaaacaaacctACAAGCGGATGATGCAGCTGTTCTGCTCTCAGCTCTCAAACCCGACCACCTGAAGGAATTAGACTTAGGAGCCAATACAATAGGTGTTGCTGGGGCGCAGAAACTTTCTGAACTGCTGAAGAATCCAAAGAGTAAACTCGAAGCCCTGAG ACTTCAAGGTTGTCGCTTCACAGATGAAGGTTGTGCCGTGTTGGCTTCGTCTCTGAAGACAAACCCGGCTCATTTAAGAGATTTAGATCTGGGAAGAAACATCATGAAAGAACACGCAATTGAAGAGCTTTCCAAGTTCTTGGAAGACCAAAGCTGTCGACTGGAGATACTGAA CCTGAAATGTTGCATTGTAACTGAAGCTGGATGCCAGGCTCTGATTGTAGCCGTCAGTCGTTGCTTTTCCCTCCGAGAGCTCAACCTCAAGTACAACCTGTTCATGGACGAGAGCCTGGAGCTGATGTGTGATTGGCTGAGCAGAACCGAATGTAAATTAGAAGTGCTGAG GTTGTCCTTTGTTAAAGAGAACACCTGTTTGTTGCTAGCTGCGGCTCTGAGGTCAAACCCTTCACATCTGAGAGAGCTGGAGCTGAGCAACAGTCATTTAGAAGAATCAGTGAAGTTCCTGACGAATGATGACTTCAAACTGACTGTGACAGATCAAAATGTGTTCAAAGAACAAGCCCTGTCAGCGACACTGAGAGAGAAATTGAAGAAATTAGAGTTTATTTGA